The following are encoded together in the Narcine bancroftii isolate sNarBan1 chromosome 10, sNarBan1.hap1, whole genome shotgun sequence genome:
- the tradd gene encoding tumor necrosis factor receptor type 1-associated DEATH domain protein isoform X2 has protein sequence MDPASPCWVGSVFLFIRSDTVNLSDLYRDSQKQLKIYKALKLSLADATGSSGGYEILKVHGSAFGLHLKFTEEAKCRKFLHSYEMGRLQKALVGHFQTQSLPRGAFTMELKAGTVTLDDILTMPDSCIKHIKANEPNHLQDEDVTRLEMNIRKLVIEHSSFCPGSSMECDSVPEMYSVPESLSQSSPPSTASLTSTQLNGSLSPSRDRFEFQGDLFASSSAWLKSFRKKQSADGVILLEKASATICVDFEFLGVTRRVIMPNRACRKTVGSLKICKEIGLEVNTKEMFDDQCK, from the exons ATGGACCCTGCATCTCCTTGCTGGGTGGGCAGTGTGTTTCTCTTCATCCGTTCGGACACAGTAAATCTATCAGACCTTTACCGAGACTCGCAGAAGCAGCTGAAGATTTATAAAGCTCTGAAACTCTCTCTTGCAG ACGCCACCGGCAGCAGTGGAGGTTACGAAATCCTGAAAGTTCACGGAAGTGCCTTTGGACTACATCTAAAATTTACAGAGGAAGCAAAATGCAGAAAATTTCTCCACAGTTATGAAATGGGCAGGCTCCAGAAGGCTTTAGTGGGTCATTTTCAAACCCAGTCTCTCCCCAGGGGAGCTTTCACGATGGAGTTGAAAGCTGGCACTGTGACATTAGATGATATCCTGACTATGCCAGACAGCTGCATAAAACACATCAAGGCGAATGAG CCCAACCATCTCCAAGATGAGGACGTTACCAGGCTGGAAATGAACATCAGAAAGTTGGTGATCGAGCACAGTTCCTTCTGCCCCGGCTCGAGCATGGAGTGTGACTCTGTTCCAGAAATGTATTCTGTGCCTGAATCTCTGTCACAGTCCTCTCCACCATCAACTGCATCTCTGACCTCCACCCAACTGAATGGGAGCCTGTCGCCCTCGAGGGACAGGTTTGAATTTCAGGGTGACTTGTTTG CATCATCATCTGCCTGGCTGAAATCCTTcagaaaaaaacaatctgctgatgGGGTGATACTCCTGGAGAAGGCTTCTGCAACCATCTGTGTGGATTTTGAATTTCTTGGAGTCACTCGTCGAGTCATAATGCCAAAC AGGGCATGTCGGAAAACTGTGGGGTCCTTGAAAATTTGCAAAGAAATTGGCCTTGAGGTCAATACTAAGGAAATG
- the tradd gene encoding tumor necrosis factor receptor type 1-associated DEATH domain protein isoform X3: protein MDPASPCWVGSVFLFIRSDTVNLSDLYRDSQKQLKIYKALKLSLADATGSSGGYEILKVHGSAFGLHLKFTEEAKCRKFLHSYEMGRLQKALVGHFQTQSLPRGAFTMELKAGTVTLDDILTMPDSCIKHIKANEPNHLQDEDVTRLEMNIRKLVIEHSSFCPGSSMECDSVPEMYSVPESLSQSSPPSTASLTSTQLNGSLSPSRDRFEFQGDLFASSSAWLKSFRKKQSADGVILLEKASATICVDFEFLGVTRRVIMPNFDDQCK, encoded by the exons ATGGACCCTGCATCTCCTTGCTGGGTGGGCAGTGTGTTTCTCTTCATCCGTTCGGACACAGTAAATCTATCAGACCTTTACCGAGACTCGCAGAAGCAGCTGAAGATTTATAAAGCTCTGAAACTCTCTCTTGCAG ACGCCACCGGCAGCAGTGGAGGTTACGAAATCCTGAAAGTTCACGGAAGTGCCTTTGGACTACATCTAAAATTTACAGAGGAAGCAAAATGCAGAAAATTTCTCCACAGTTATGAAATGGGCAGGCTCCAGAAGGCTTTAGTGGGTCATTTTCAAACCCAGTCTCTCCCCAGGGGAGCTTTCACGATGGAGTTGAAAGCTGGCACTGTGACATTAGATGATATCCTGACTATGCCAGACAGCTGCATAAAACACATCAAGGCGAATGAG CCCAACCATCTCCAAGATGAGGACGTTACCAGGCTGGAAATGAACATCAGAAAGTTGGTGATCGAGCACAGTTCCTTCTGCCCCGGCTCGAGCATGGAGTGTGACTCTGTTCCAGAAATGTATTCTGTGCCTGAATCTCTGTCACAGTCCTCTCCACCATCAACTGCATCTCTGACCTCCACCCAACTGAATGGGAGCCTGTCGCCCTCGAGGGACAGGTTTGAATTTCAGGGTGACTTGTTTG CATCATCATCTGCCTGGCTGAAATCCTTcagaaaaaaacaatctgctgatgGGGTGATACTCCTGGAGAAGGCTTCTGCAACCATCTGTGTGGATTTTGAATTTCTTGGAGTCACTCGTCGAGTCATAATGCCAAAC
- the tradd gene encoding tumor necrosis factor receptor type 1-associated DEATH domain protein isoform X1 gives MDPASPCWVGSVFLFIRSDTVNLSDLYRDSQKQLKIYKALKLSLADATGSSGGYEILKVHGSAFGLHLKFTEEAKCRKFLHSYEMGRLQKALVGHFQTQSLPRGAFTMELKAGTVTLDDILTMPDSCIKHIKANEPNHLQDEDVTRLEMNIRKLVIEHSSFCPGSSMECDSVPEMYSVPESLSQSSPPSTASLTSTQLNGSLSPSRDRFEFQGDLFDDCVLSVQDHDNFAKSVGRNWKQVGRILQETCRGLRDPAIDNIAFEYEREGLYEQAYQMLLKFIQCEGRKATRSRLIRALEKSELVGVADQLLNNK, from the exons ATGGACCCTGCATCTCCTTGCTGGGTGGGCAGTGTGTTTCTCTTCATCCGTTCGGACACAGTAAATCTATCAGACCTTTACCGAGACTCGCAGAAGCAGCTGAAGATTTATAAAGCTCTGAAACTCTCTCTTGCAG ACGCCACCGGCAGCAGTGGAGGTTACGAAATCCTGAAAGTTCACGGAAGTGCCTTTGGACTACATCTAAAATTTACAGAGGAAGCAAAATGCAGAAAATTTCTCCACAGTTATGAAATGGGCAGGCTCCAGAAGGCTTTAGTGGGTCATTTTCAAACCCAGTCTCTCCCCAGGGGAGCTTTCACGATGGAGTTGAAAGCTGGCACTGTGACATTAGATGATATCCTGACTATGCCAGACAGCTGCATAAAACACATCAAGGCGAATGAG CCCAACCATCTCCAAGATGAGGACGTTACCAGGCTGGAAATGAACATCAGAAAGTTGGTGATCGAGCACAGTTCCTTCTGCCCCGGCTCGAGCATGGAGTGTGACTCTGTTCCAGAAATGTATTCTGTGCCTGAATCTCTGTCACAGTCCTCTCCACCATCAACTGCATCTCTGACCTCCACCCAACTGAATGGGAGCCTGTCGCCCTCGAGGGACAGGTTTGAATTTCAGGGTGACTTGTTTG ATGACTGTGTGTTGAGTGTGCAGGATCACGATAACTTCGCCAAATCGGTGGGCAGGAACTGGAAGCAGGTGGGCCGCATCCTGCAGGAAACTTGCCGAGGTCTTCGCGACCCAGCCATCGACAACATCGCCTTTGAGTATGAGCGTGAAGGGTTGTACGAGCAGGCGTACCAAATGCTGCTCAAATTCATTCAGTGCGAAGGAAGGAAGGCGACGAGAAGTCGGCTGATTCGAGCTCTGGAGAAAAGTGAACTGGTTGGGGTGGCTGACCAGTTGCTGAACAATAAGTAA